A window of the Butyricimonas virosa genome harbors these coding sequences:
- a CDS encoding TlpA disulfide reductase family protein, translated as MRKFGGLMYLLCMLILSSCSDDVCRVDGKMSDFPGETTVYLLRRTGEFTRDTLIQTVMKDGSFRVDIPRDLWGEQYSLKFGDKRSSVEFFAEQGNVRVEGNGKTIYDAEVTGTPENDSWDRYQKFTREISRERSRLMKEIGGSADPDSVKRVKYGQIFETLDAKMNHYRDSLAQADVNSVVALFLYYQSLQLLKHDEIDRTLEKFTPQLADNRYYKELKAQADILRKIAPGVMAPDFEVKTVDDGTIKLSSFRGKYLVLDFWASWCAPCREETVYIKDIYNKFHDAGLDVFSVSLDDKKAAWLKAIEEDGMTWNHGCQLLKGGKNTPVAQLYGIDGIPAIWVIDPEGKILAQGLKGKELVAFCTGLFQNK; from the coding sequence ATGAGAAAGTTTGGTGGATTGATGTACCTGCTTTGTATGTTAATATTAAGTAGTTGTAGCGATGATGTATGTAGAGTGGATGGTAAGATGAGTGATTTCCCGGGGGAGACAACGGTTTACCTGTTGCGCAGGACAGGCGAGTTCACGCGTGATACACTGATACAAACCGTCATGAAAGACGGGAGTTTTCGAGTGGATATCCCTCGTGATTTGTGGGGTGAGCAATACAGCTTGAAGTTTGGGGATAAACGTTCATCGGTTGAGTTTTTTGCGGAACAGGGAAATGTACGTGTGGAGGGTAACGGTAAAACGATTTACGATGCGGAGGTGACAGGTACGCCGGAAAATGATAGTTGGGATCGATACCAAAAATTTACGAGGGAAATCAGTAGAGAACGGTCCCGCTTGATGAAAGAGATCGGGGGGAGCGCAGACCCGGATAGTGTTAAGCGAGTGAAATATGGACAAATTTTCGAAACATTGGATGCAAAGATGAATCATTATAGAGATTCTCTAGCGCAAGCAGATGTGAATTCTGTTGTCGCATTATTCCTGTATTATCAATCATTGCAATTATTAAAACATGACGAGATTGACCGGACGTTGGAAAAATTTACACCTCAATTAGCCGATAACCGGTATTATAAGGAATTGAAAGCCCAAGCCGATATTTTACGGAAAATAGCCCCGGGCGTGATGGCACCCGATTTCGAGGTGAAAACGGTGGATGATGGCACGATAAAACTTTCCTCTTTCCGGGGTAAGTATCTTGTTTTGGATTTCTGGGCATCCTGGTGCGCGCCTTGCCGGGAAGAGACGGTTTATATCAAGGATATATATAATAAATTCCATGACGCGGGATTGGACGTGTTTTCAGTCTCGTTGGATGATAAAAAAGCGGCTTGGTTGAAAGCGATCGAGGAAGATGGCATGACCTGGAATCATGGGTGCCAGTTATTAAAAGGCGGGAAGAACACCCCGGTGGCCCAACTATACGGGATTGACGGTATTCCGGCTATATGGGTGATTGATCCGGAAGGTAAAATTTTGGCTCAAGGACTTAAAGGGAAAGAATTGGTCGCATTTTGTACCGGGTTATTCCAAAATAAGTGA
- a CDS encoding S46 family peptidase produces the protein MKKIIILLLLVCPVLMLRADEGMWLLSRLKQHNEAQMKKLGLKIPVEYIVDSLSQAIISYNGSGTASFISKDGLLLTNYHCAYAAIQQSSSDEHNYIRDGFWAMNQGEEIPLKGVDISINRVIKDISEEVNAKLVGVKPEYSTRFRVVNGIAEKYREQYPGMKVTVKSYRDYTLHVLYVTQSFQDVRLVGAPPFAIAKFGGETDNWTWPRHGCDFAFLRVYVSKDGKATGYHADNVPYHPEVYLKVSAEGYEKGDYAMSIGYPGFTERNATSMLIWERQNVLNPPLIKVRTARQEILQKFMREDESLRIKYAEKFASSANYCKNSIGVNQWIEDLDVCKKKAEQEREFLNSCENDSVRQAYTGMLQTMEKGIKETARYRLAQGYYVEVFGEGCEMISFISGFGRSIPYVRKERGESMKNFVVNTKMQYKDYSEKVDRAVTKALLKIMQNDLETDLLPEFFTTLKTEYKGDIDRFVDNMYDQSVFANEERLLAALNDPKWNVENDIAYQVEAQMEKKRKEIFALVSKKLDVVRKAQYQYNKGRLNFHQEDYYPDADKTIRLSYGTICDLPLGNGTVKPYQTRLSGVIAKADVNMGNPDFDLPEKLKTLWESKDFGRYGENGDLPTDFIMNGDVTGGNSGSPLLNAKGELIGLVFDCNWESMTRDFNFDQNLHRVICLDVRYLLFITEKYAHMNYIIAEILGK, from the coding sequence ATGAAAAAAATAATTATATTGCTATTGCTGGTATGCCCCGTGCTGATGCTGCGTGCTGATGAAGGAATGTGGCTGTTATCACGTCTGAAACAGCACAATGAGGCTCAGATGAAAAAATTGGGATTAAAAATTCCAGTGGAATATATTGTAGATAGTTTAAGTCAGGCTATTATTTCTTACAATGGAAGTGGGACAGCTTCTTTTATTTCGAAAGACGGTTTGTTGTTAACAAACTATCATTGTGCTTATGCAGCTATTCAACAGAGTAGTTCGGATGAGCATAATTATATTCGAGATGGATTTTGGGCGATGAATCAGGGGGAAGAAATTCCATTGAAGGGAGTTGATATTTCCATTAACCGGGTGATTAAAGATATTTCAGAGGAAGTGAACGCCAAGTTGGTGGGAGTAAAACCAGAATATAGTACGAGATTTAGAGTTGTTAATGGCATTGCGGAAAAATACCGGGAACAATATCCGGGCATGAAAGTGACTGTCAAGAGTTACCGGGATTACACGTTGCACGTGTTGTATGTAACGCAATCATTTCAAGATGTTCGTCTCGTGGGTGCGCCCCCTTTTGCTATTGCAAAATTTGGTGGAGAGACAGATAACTGGACGTGGCCTCGTCATGGTTGTGATTTCGCTTTTCTGAGAGTGTATGTATCTAAAGACGGGAAAGCAACCGGTTATCATGCCGATAATGTGCCTTATCATCCGGAAGTGTATCTGAAGGTTTCTGCAGAAGGTTATGAAAAAGGAGATTACGCAATGTCAATTGGTTATCCCGGTTTCACGGAACGGAATGCAACTTCTATGCTGATCTGGGAGAGGCAGAATGTGTTGAATCCTCCGTTAATCAAGGTTCGTACGGCCAGACAGGAAATATTGCAGAAGTTTATGCGTGAGGACGAGAGTCTGCGTATTAAATATGCAGAAAAATTTGCATCATCAGCCAATTATTGTAAGAATTCCATTGGGGTAAATCAATGGATTGAGGACCTTGATGTTTGTAAGAAAAAGGCTGAACAAGAACGAGAGTTTTTGAATTCTTGCGAGAATGATTCCGTACGTCAAGCTTATACTGGCATGCTTCAGACGATGGAGAAAGGAATTAAAGAGACGGCTCGTTATCGTTTGGCTCAAGGGTATTACGTGGAAGTTTTTGGTGAAGGATGTGAGATGATAAGTTTCATTTCCGGTTTTGGACGATCTATCCCTTATGTTAGGAAAGAAAGAGGTGAGTCGATGAAAAACTTTGTAGTGAATACAAAGATGCAGTATAAAGATTATTCCGAAAAGGTTGATCGGGCTGTCACAAAGGCTTTGTTAAAGATTATGCAGAATGATCTGGAGACCGATTTGCTACCTGAATTTTTCACTACTTTGAAAACAGAATACAAGGGAGATATTGATCGGTTTGTTGATAATATGTATGATCAATCTGTATTTGCTAATGAAGAACGTTTGTTGGCAGCTTTGAATGATCCGAAATGGAATGTTGAAAATGACATTGCCTATCAGGTGGAGGCACAGATGGAGAAAAAGCGTAAGGAGATATTTGCTTTGGTTAGCAAAAAACTGGATGTCGTTCGAAAAGCTCAATACCAGTATAACAAAGGAAGATTGAATTTCCACCAAGAAGATTATTATCCGGATGCAGATAAGACGATCCGTCTTTCTTACGGAACGATTTGTGATTTACCTTTAGGAAACGGAACAGTGAAACCTTACCAGACACGATTAAGTGGGGTGATAGCGAAAGCGGATGTGAACATGGGGAATCCAGATTTCGATTTGCCGGAAAAATTGAAAACACTTTGGGAGAGTAAAGATTTCGGGCGTTATGGAGAGAATGGTGATCTGCCGACTGATTTTATCATGAATGGAGATGTTACCGGGGGTAATTCAGGAAGTCCGTTATTGAATGCGAAAGGGGAATTGATCGGGTTGGTATTTGACTGCAACTGGGAATCCATGACCCGTGATTTTAACTTTGATCAAAATTTGCATCGGGTAATTTGCTTGGATGTTCGGTACTTGCTCTTTATCACGGAGAAATATGCCCACATGAATTATATTATTGCTGAAATATTAGGAAAGTAA
- a CDS encoding L,D-transpeptidase encodes MKFKYILTCLSFFIITSTAFAQKAAYIIVSKEEMKMTVYDNDGKELLKFPIACGMNFGQKVKAGDNRTPEGVFKVVSKEPAAHWTYDFGKGPVKGAYGPLFIRLSTPGFKGIGIHGTHDPETVPGRETHGCIRLKNDDLVKLSKFVDKGTVVVILPSRTDVLATLSKKENTPEKLFMYK; translated from the coding sequence ATGAAGTTTAAATATATTCTGACGTGTTTATCGTTTTTCATAATCACGTCGACGGCCTTTGCGCAAAAGGCTGCTTACATTATTGTCTCTAAAGAAGAGATGAAGATGACTGTTTACGATAATGATGGAAAGGAGTTGTTAAAATTTCCTATCGCTTGCGGGATGAATTTCGGGCAGAAAGTGAAAGCTGGGGATAACCGGACACCGGAAGGTGTTTTTAAAGTTGTGAGTAAGGAACCTGCGGCACATTGGACGTATGATTTCGGTAAAGGCCCGGTGAAAGGGGCTTATGGACCTCTGTTTATTCGGTTGAGTACTCCGGGATTTAAAGGTATTGGAATTCATGGTACGCATGATCCTGAAACGGTTCCCGGGCGGGAGACTCACGGATGTATCCGATTAAAAAATGATGATTTGGTGAAGTTGTCTAAATTCGTGGATAAGGGGACTGTTGTGGTTATCCTGCCTAGTCGTACGGATGTGCTGGCAACTTTGTCCAAGAAGGAGAATACACCAGAGAAGTTATTCATGTATAAATAA